A single Brevundimonas sp. SL130 DNA region contains:
- a CDS encoding AAA family ATPase — protein MKVVASKLKPEDVPSLRFEIQTLFTPSTPIKLADLFAGRRGQIRQMVEAIAEPGRHAILYGERGVGKTSLSQIVEHLVPSGRQRVVHSRKACAPGDTYETIWRKFFRDMWIEVGGDPTIDPYPGTIGPDDVLRELRRYSPNDIPIFVIDEFNEVDDNGHTSSLMANTIKALSDDGVNATLLIVGVADSVTDLFNEHGSIGRCTEEILMPRMSREELAEIIDKRLYQLGMTIEPDAKWKIVILARGLPTYIHRLGKHSATRAVDELRRHITEEDVDASLQDILAGSLQSLRDAYEAATSSNQPGNLFKEILLACALARSDDAGYFVPAAVREPLEKILGKPMTIAQYQNHLGDWHTEKRGRIIQRTGENRAYRFRFSDPAMQPYVLMKGIAGGLVSEDAKDILRFPQQRELFDANLVDG, from the coding sequence ATGAAAGTTGTCGCTTCAAAATTGAAGCCTGAGGACGTTCCCAGCCTTCGGTTTGAAATCCAGACCCTTTTCACCCCCTCCACACCAATCAAACTGGCCGACCTATTCGCGGGAAGGCGAGGCCAGATTAGACAAATGGTCGAGGCAATAGCAGAGCCTGGTCGTCACGCGATCCTGTATGGCGAGCGCGGCGTAGGTAAGACCTCTTTGTCGCAGATCGTAGAACACTTGGTGCCGAGCGGCAGGCAACGAGTGGTCCACTCCAGAAAAGCATGCGCACCGGGGGATACGTATGAAACAATTTGGCGCAAGTTCTTTCGAGACATGTGGATCGAAGTGGGCGGCGACCCGACGATCGATCCATACCCCGGCACCATCGGTCCCGATGACGTGCTAAGAGAGCTGCGTCGATACTCACCAAATGACATACCTATATTCGTCATTGATGAGTTTAACGAGGTTGACGACAACGGACACACATCCTCTTTGATGGCCAATACCATCAAAGCCCTGTCTGATGACGGAGTTAACGCAACACTTCTGATTGTCGGCGTGGCAGACAGCGTCACCGACCTATTCAACGAGCACGGCTCCATCGGTAGATGCACCGAAGAAATCCTGATGCCGAGAATGTCTCGAGAAGAACTTGCGGAGATTATCGACAAGAGGCTTTACCAACTAGGAATGACGATTGAACCCGACGCCAAGTGGAAAATTGTCATACTAGCCAGAGGACTTCCAACCTACATTCACAGACTTGGCAAGCACTCCGCAACAAGGGCAGTAGACGAGCTAAGACGCCATATAACGGAAGAAGATGTAGACGCTTCGCTTCAAGATATATTGGCGGGATCCCTACAGTCCCTTAGGGATGCATACGAGGCAGCCACATCTAGTAACCAGCCAGGAAATCTATTTAAAGAAATACTTCTAGCTTGCGCATTAGCGCGGTCTGACGATGCGGGATATTTCGTTCCAGCCGCAGTCAGGGAACCTCTAGAGAAAATACTCGGCAAACCAATGACAATTGCTCAGTATCAAAATCATCTTGGCGATTGGCACACAGAAAAGCGAGGTCGTATTATTCAAAGAACAGGAGAAAATAGAGCATATCGTTTCCGATTCTCCGACCCAGCCATGCAGCCCTACGTTCTAATGAAGGGAATAGCGGGTGGATTGGTATCAGAAGACGCCAAAGACATTTTGCGCTTCCCTCAACAGCGCGAACTTTTCGATGCAAACCTTGTTGACGGATGA
- the polA gene encoding DNA polymerase I — MTDAATDTAVSQDRPLTQDGPALRLWMIDASAYIFRAYHALPPLTRKSDSLPVGAVQGYCNMLWKLLQDMKGADGPTHLVAIFDHSDKTFRNDLYDQYKAHRPPAPEDLVPQFPLVREATAAFGVHCVELSGYEADDLIATYACKARDAGGEAVIVSSDKDLMQLIGGGVVMWDPMKDRRLAEPEVFEKFGVGPEKMVDLQALIGDSVDNVPGAPGIGPKTAAQLLDEYGDLDTLLARAGEIKQPKRRETLINFADQIRLSRELVRLTCDAPAPELIEDFAVRDPDPETLSAFLDKMEFRSLQRRVGDGKAGPSETSAFAPKRAPNLSAPVATPRYGQVVEGPAEAQSFDLEAYECVQTEEALDRWIARATEVGRVGFDTETSSLSATHAGLCGVSLAVGPNEACYIPLTHEHEPQAGEGGLFGEPGEAREPLQQLDKAKALAKLKGLLEDSSVLKILQNSKYDLAVMARRGIRVAPYDDTMLISYVLEGGLHGHGMDELSRLHLGHDPIPFKSVAGTGKSQKSFKHVALKPATTYAAEDADVTLRLWRILKPRLAREGLSTVYETLERPLPAVLAEMETAGVRVDPDRLKRLSSEFGLRMAELEAQAHEIAGRPFNIASPRQIGEILFGELNLPGGKKTASGQWGTDASVLEDLAATHALPRVLLDWRQLSKLKGTYTDALTAAADPATDRVHTSYQLAAATTGRLASSDPNLQNIPIRSEIGREIRQAFIAAPGHLLISADYSQIELRLLAHIGDIPELKRAFKAGLDIHAATASEMFGVPVEGMPSETRRRAKAINFGIVYGISAFGLAAQLGIDQGEAGAYIKTYFDRFPGIRTYMDKTKAEVRQAGFVSTVFGRRIHIPAIHSKSGAERQFGERAAINAPIQGAAADIIRRAMIRMPTALAEAGLTTRMLLQVHDELVFETPEAEADRAITVIKRVMENASDPAVALTVPLVVDARAAPNWDAAH, encoded by the coding sequence ATGACCGACGCCGCCACCGACACCGCCGTATCCCAAGACCGCCCCCTCACCCAGGACGGCCCCGCCCTGCGGCTGTGGATGATCGACGCCTCGGCCTATATTTTCCGCGCCTATCACGCCCTCCCGCCGCTGACGCGCAAGTCCGACAGCCTGCCGGTAGGCGCCGTCCAGGGCTACTGCAACATGTTGTGGAAGCTGCTGCAGGACATGAAGGGCGCCGACGGCCCGACCCATCTGGTCGCCATCTTCGACCATTCGGACAAGACCTTCCGCAACGATCTGTACGACCAGTACAAGGCCCACCGCCCGCCGGCGCCCGAAGATCTGGTTCCGCAATTCCCGCTGGTGCGCGAGGCGACCGCCGCCTTCGGCGTCCATTGCGTCGAACTGTCCGGCTACGAGGCCGACGACCTGATCGCCACCTATGCCTGCAAGGCCCGCGACGCCGGCGGCGAGGCGGTGATCGTCAGTTCCGACAAGGACCTGATGCAACTGATCGGCGGCGGCGTCGTCATGTGGGATCCGATGAAGGACCGGCGGCTGGCCGAGCCTGAAGTGTTCGAAAAGTTCGGCGTCGGCCCCGAGAAGATGGTCGATCTTCAAGCCCTGATCGGCGACAGCGTCGACAATGTCCCCGGCGCCCCTGGTATCGGCCCCAAGACCGCGGCCCAGCTGCTGGACGAATACGGCGACCTGGATACGCTGCTGGCGCGGGCCGGCGAGATCAAACAGCCCAAACGCCGCGAGACCCTGATCAATTTCGCCGACCAGATTCGCCTTTCGCGCGAGCTCGTCCGCCTGACCTGCGACGCCCCGGCGCCCGAGCTGATCGAGGATTTCGCCGTGCGCGATCCCGATCCGGAGACCTTGTCGGCCTTTCTGGACAAGATGGAGTTCCGGTCGCTGCAACGCCGGGTCGGTGACGGCAAGGCGGGGCCCAGCGAAACCTCGGCCTTTGCGCCCAAGCGCGCCCCGAACCTGAGCGCGCCCGTCGCCACGCCCCGCTACGGCCAGGTGGTGGAAGGCCCGGCTGAGGCCCAGAGCTTCGACCTTGAGGCCTATGAATGCGTCCAGACCGAAGAGGCGCTGGACCGCTGGATCGCGCGCGCGACCGAGGTGGGGAGGGTTGGCTTTGACACAGAAACCTCGTCGCTGTCGGCGACGCATGCGGGGCTGTGCGGGGTGTCGCTGGCGGTGGGGCCGAATGAGGCGTGTTACATCCCGTTGACGCATGAGCATGAGCCCCAGGCGGGCGAGGGGGGACTGTTCGGGGAGCCGGGGGAGGCGCGCGAGCCGCTTCAGCAGCTGGACAAGGCCAAGGCCTTGGCGAAGCTGAAGGGGCTGCTGGAAGACTCTAGTGTATTGAAAATCTTACAGAATTCCAAGTACGATCTTGCCGTCATGGCGCGGCGGGGGATCCGGGTGGCGCCCTATGACGACACCATGCTGATCTCATACGTGCTCGAGGGCGGGCTCCACGGGCACGGGATGGATGAGCTGTCGCGGCTCCATCTGGGGCATGACCCCATCCCGTTCAAGAGCGTGGCCGGAACGGGCAAGAGCCAGAAGTCGTTCAAACACGTCGCCCTGAAGCCGGCCACCACCTACGCCGCCGAAGACGCTGACGTGACCCTACGCCTGTGGCGCATCCTCAAGCCCCGGCTGGCGCGCGAGGGCCTGTCCACCGTCTATGAGACCCTGGAACGCCCCCTGCCCGCCGTCCTGGCCGAGATGGAGACCGCCGGCGTCCGCGTCGACCCCGACCGCCTCAAACGCCTGTCCAGCGAGTTCGGCCTGCGCATGGCCGAGCTGGAGGCCCAGGCCCACGAGATCGCCGGCCGCCCCTTCAACATCGCCTCCCCCCGCCAGATCGGCGAAATCCTGTTCGGCGAGCTGAACCTGCCCGGCGGCAAGAAGACCGCCTCGGGCCAATGGGGCACCGACGCCAGCGTGCTGGAAGACTTAGCCGCCACACACGCCCTGCCCCGCGTCCTGCTGGACTGGCGCCAGCTGTCCAAGCTGAAGGGCACCTATACCGACGCCCTGACCGCCGCCGCCGACCCCGCCACCGACCGCGTCCACACCAGCTACCAGCTGGCCGCCGCCACCACCGGCCGCCTGGCCAGCTCGGATCCGAACCTTCAGAACATCCCGATCCGCTCGGAGATCGGCCGCGAAATCCGCCAGGCCTTCATCGCCGCCCCCGGCCATCTGCTGATCAGCGCCGACTACAGCCAGATCGAACTGCGCCTGCTGGCCCATATCGGCGACATCCCCGAGCTGAAACGCGCCTTCAAGGCCGGGCTCGACATCCACGCCGCCACCGCCAGCGAAATGTTCGGCGTCCCCGTCGAGGGCATGCCGTCCGAGACCCGCCGCCGCGCCAAGGCCATCAATTTCGGCATCGTCTACGGCATCAGCGCCTTTGGTTTAGCCGCCCAGCTGGGCATCGATCAGGGCGAGGCCGGCGCCTATATCAAGACCTATTTCGACCGCTTCCCCGGCATCCGAACCTATATGGACAAGACCAAGGCCGAGGTCCGCCAGGCCGGCTTCGTCTCCACCGTCTTCGGCCGCCGCATCCACATCCCCGCCATCCACTCGAAATCGGGCGCCGAACGCCAGTTCGGCGAGCGCGCCGCCATCAACGCCCCGATCCAGGGCGCCGCCGCCGACATCATCCGCCGCGCCATGATCCGCATGCCCACAGCCCTGGCCGAGGCTGGGCTGACCACCCGCATGCTGCTGCAGGTCCACGATGAACTGGTCTTCGAAACCCCCGAGGCCGAGGCCGACCGCGCCATCACCGTCATCAAACGCGTGATGGAAAACGCCTCAGACCCCGCCGTCGCCCTGACCGTCCCCCTGGTCGTCGACGCCCGCGCCGCCCCCAACTGGGACGCCGCGCACTAG